AAGCTTGGGGCTCGGTGTGGGAGGgggtttctgttcattttttttagcgtGATGATCATCATATTGAGTGGTGTGTTTACAGTAGTCCTGTCCTGGCTGAATTATACTTCCAACCGACTCGTTGTGGCCGCGCGGCCATCGGAGCAAAATAGCTTTAGTCGCTGCGGAAtgtgacacctgctggtgacgtcacacacGACTGGAATTTTACACCCAGTGTGCAATAGCCAGCGGATCGCgtaatttaacttgaatttatttcagcgattgGAGTACGCGACCACGCAGAAAACTATccaaaaaaatatctttgaacaTTGAAAATGATGGGTGTTACAGAACGGAGGCAATCGTGAATCTAGATGACCCCCCACCTCCACGGCCGGATGATGTCTATTACCTGTCCACTTCTGATCATCCTTGGTAAAATGTTCATAGAAGAACATTAGAATACTGCTAAatatgaagagttttttttcttcttcttgtttttttacttttcattgtaattgtTGCAAATCACTTGCATAGAACACAATTTGATGACGATTAatttgtttcattcttttaataagTTACATGACTTGTTAAGATAAAATATTTCAGACAGTTGAAATATAGACGTGAATACAGATTGAACCCTCAGTGTTGCTAATGGTGGTCGAAGGAGcgctcagtgagtttctgtgtttgctcagacgcacaaaaaattagagggaacattgatTGTCATGTGTCTTATTATCTAACTGAAATTAGtatatttcaagcaatcaaagcaaaacacacaaaaagaaaagaatatgCATatctaaattaaacttaatatattttgtcataaattgattgtaaaatgaaaatacaataaatacacacacacacacacgcacccCCACAcctccccccacacacacatatatatatatgaagctTATACAGCAGCCAGACATAGCATTTAGATTTGCCTTAATACCCtgaagataataataataaatattaaaaaagttaagcataaattacaaaaggggtttatataaatatacacttTGTGTGTAAGAAGATCAATAACCCCCTGTTGtgacaacagaagaaaaaataattctaaattgATGTTCCCATTTTTCAAAAAGCACTAGtctgttgttcattttaaaattaccatgaaaatatgtgaattccactattttgagtttttatttgttgttcaaAAACTTGAGTTGATTTAGACAGGACGTCTTCATGAATCCATCTGCTTTCCATACCTGTTTTATCTCTCACTGAGTCACAGGGCTGCTGAAGCCTAACATTTCTAATGTTAGTCTCAGGTGAATGTGGAACACACCCTGGAAAGGCTGCCACCCTGTGGCAGAGTGTAATGGTGACAGGGTAATTTGTCCAATGTAAATGTTAATAAGATGTAGTGTTGAGATTTACTCTAAAGGTGTACTGATAGAAAGTGCTTACCAATAGGATTTCAATTGATACTTTTTCACAGTATGAAAACTCTGAACTTTTGCttcacacaaatataaaaagattaaggatttttaattttattttttcctgatacctagataaaaagaaaaacaactataACACAAAGTTTACCATCAAGATGTTTGAGTACACAAATGTGCAAATGAGATGGGCAGTATTCAAACTGATGGGTGTGgctaaaaatgttgtatttaatCTCAATCCCAGCCCTTTTTTGCACTGGTCTTCTTTGATCAGTTACATTTCCATTTGTACTAGTTCTTGGAGCAAGAGTGCAAAACTTAGTTTGAACTTTAGTCTGTTCTTGTCAAAAGAGCTtcaacacaaaaagtaaaatggcTCAATTAAGGtaagttttaatatttatttaaccttcaAAAAGTAAACAGAACTAATATACAATGGTAAATTATTCATGTCAATATGTTGTACATATGTTGTACATGCAAAGTTCGACTCAAGAAAAACAATGTATGACCTTGCATAAAATGAATTGAACTTGTTGAGCAACATGTTGTAGAGCTCACCTACACCTGGATTTAAGGTGGAATAATGATGCTTTCAGTTTATGTTAAATTCTTTTAATAACATGTCCTTCTTTTTCNTAACATGtccttctttttccttctttacaTAAATACCGTCAGAGAGCTTGGCAAGGTGACAAAGGTTTAAATCATTTACACAATATGAATTTTCTtagctaaataaattaaacacaatCAATGTGTTCCACTCTCAGGTGTTTAATGATTCTGTCCATGGTCATGTGGAGTTACATCCATTTCTTGTCAAAATCATTGACACGCCTCAGTTCCAAAGACTGCGAAACATCAAGCAGCTCGGTGGGGGATATCTTGTTTACCCAGGAGCTTCACACAATCGCTTTGAACATTCAATTGGGTGAGTAGTAATGATTTTAGACAGTAACATTAAGATAAAGCCACAATTTCAATATGTTTCTGTTTCAATACAAAGGGTGGCACATTTGGCAGGAGTGCTGGCAAAAACTCTCCAGGAAAATCAACCAATACTGGAGATCACTGAAGAAGACATNNNNNNNNNNNNNNNNNNNNNNNNNNNNNNNNNNNNNNNNNNNNNNNNNNNNNNNNNNNNNNNNNNNNNNNNNNNNNNNNNNNNNNNNNNNNNNNNNNNNNNNNNNNNCATGGCATaccattttttctgatttataaaTTGTCTTTCTTGTCATATGTTGAAACAAATCATTAGCttaatttagaaagttttaatttttattgtaatattttgtttaaCAACAAAGAAACAACTTAATTTGAATCACAtgattcttatttatttatttttttattaaagaaactaAACATAAGGCTATCACTTGAAATTTCCGTAATACATTTTGAGAAGAAGCTCCATCATGATTACAGTGGTGTTGGTATGAATACTAAACAATGAATggatgaaatggtttatttcaagcaatcaggaataatacatgagaaaaaatatcacattgaatcacaagtagatcgcttgaaagggagtgggaggaagcgaatttatataaaCCCACCCTGGCAATCACCACCTGTTGTAGATCTTAAAGTAAACCTACACTTTGTTAGCTTTTCAGTCTTAATCTGGGCTCCTAAAGAGTTTTAGTAAATGGCAGCTTTAAGATCTGACATATTTTACTGAAATGTAATCTCTTTTAGAagtagattattttattaatttctttttccacattttatcCCTGGCTGTTTTCTTACCCATTAAAGGTTGAAATAGATGATTTTGTAGGATTTACTTAAGCTgtcgtgtttttttctttttccaaaccAATATAATTAATCATAACTTGCCttataaagcagttttttttgttaagttaaaaactcaaatcttTAAAGTAATTATAGTATAGATGAAAAGTGATTTCTacattatttaatgaaaaactaTATTGTAATTCTTATTaataaacacttttataattttCCTTGTTCAAATTTCTCTGTTAGTTATTGGTAGTAATGTTACATAGTTATTAGTGAGTTGTCTACTAAAATGGCAATCataaaactgttatttctcaAAAGTGTACATAGTTTTTTTCAACTGacactgacagaaaaaaacagatattacAATATAGAACTCCATAAAACGAAAGACTATGAGAGATGTTTTTCTATAGAAAACACAACtaccaataaaaacaagataataGAACATCCAGTAAAGCAAAATTGAGAAAATCTGCATATAGAATAAAAGGTCTGTCCTTTACTGTCACATCACCTATCAACGGTTTCATTTCTCCATATTCAGGTCATGGACCCTTTTCTCATCTGTTCGACCAAATGTTTATCCCTCAAGCATGTCCAACTGAAGAGTGGAAGGTACGGTATGTTGCAAGTAGAACCATGAATTATACAGATATCACAGAAAAGcgtgtttaaataaattgacaATATTTCTTAATCACACAGTATGTCCGGTTTTAGATATTTTCCACTGTTGTCATGAGCCGagataaaatacaaatgtacgGGAGCAACTTGCTGCAAACACTGCAAACagtttaaaaggataaaaagataaaagcaataaaattacAAACACTACANNNNNNNNNNNNNNNNNNNNNNNNNNNNNNNNNNNNNNNNNNNNNNNNNNNNNNNNNNNNNNNNNNNNNNNNNNNNNNNNNNNNNNNNNNNNNNNNNNNNNNNNNNNNNNNNNNNNNNNNNNNNNNNNNNNNNNNNNNNNNNNNNNNNNNNNNNNNNNNNNNNNNNNNNNNNNNNNNNNNNNNNNNNNNNNNNNNNNNNNNNNNNNNNNNNNNNNNNNNNNNNNNNNNNNNNNNNNNNNNNNNNNNNNNNNNNNNNNNNNNNNNNNNNNNNNNNNNNNNNNNNNNNNNNNNNNNNNNNNNNNNNNNNNNNNNNNNNNNNNNNNNNNNNNNNNNNNNNNNNNNNNNNNNNNNNNNNNNNNNNNNNNNNNNNNNNNNNNNNNNNNNNNNNNNNNNNNNNNNNNNNNNNNNNNNNNNNNNNNNNNNNNNNNNNNNNNNNNNNNNNNNNNNNNNNNNNNNNNNNNNNNNNNNNNNNNNNNNNNNNNNNNNNNNNNNNNNNNNNNNNNNNNNNNNNNNNNNNNNNNNNNNNNNNNNNNNNNNNNNNNNNNNNNNNNNNNNNNNNNNNNNNNNNNNNNNNNNNNNNNNNNNNNNNaaaaaaaaaaagaaaaaaaaaatgcaggaaagtCTGTACTTAATGCTGGTCTTTATGACAGTAACGTATTTTACTAAATAGTCTTTCTTGGATTATTTTCCTCTGTGCTAACATacaaaaaattgtttgaaaattgattaaaaaaataatggatcACTGGAACAAAGcgtattaattattttttaaataatgagtgtgtgtttgtttttgttttcttgtagcATGAGGATAACTCTGTTAAGATGTTTGAATATCTGATAGAAAAGAACGGCTTGACTGAAGACATAGAAAAGCTGGGAGAAAAAGCTCTGATTTTCATCAAAGAGCTCATTCTTGGAGAGCCTCTGCAGAAAACATCCAAGGTAAAATGAGTGCAAGCTTTAAattctaccaaaaaaaaaaaaccaaaaaaaaaactaaaacatttaaactttgatTCTGCAGGATTCTGCTGCTTGGCAATATGACGGTCGCAAAGAAGACAAGTCTTTTCTCTATGAAATTGTGTCAAACAAGGAAAATGGCATTGATGTGGACAAGTTTGACTACTTTGCCAGGTAGAGCCTGCTTCAGACTACAACAGTTTTTACCTCGACTAAATTATCCAGGTTAAATCAAGTCATTGCAACTTTAAGAAGTCATCTTAAAAGCTCTCTATCATTTCTGTGTCTCCTATTTCAGGGACTGCCATCACCTCGGGATCAAAAACAACTTTGACCATCTGCGCTACTTCATGTTTACCAGAGTGATTGAGGTGGAAACAAATCCAAAAGAGAGTAGAAAAGAACAGtccaaaagaaaacacatctgCTCAAGAGATAAGGTGTTGGAAATGATTAATTGGCACAAAATAACTAAACATGTATTAGGTATATTTTTGCTAAACCAAATGGCATTGTTTTTACCAGGAGGCGGAGAATCTCTATAATATGTTCAATTTAAGGAACTTTCTCCATAGACGAGTCTATCAGCATAAAGTAAAGACAAATGTAGAGATCATGTGAGTATTCATCATATTATGTGGCTGTCCTGTAGTGTACtctgaatgttttctgttttatatgatgatttttttattgctaaagcTGGTAAAATATCTGATgcagaaaaatactttgaaaaggaatgtttttttttttttactataggATCAAAGATGCTCTCTTAAAGGCAAACAACCTCATTAAGATTGAGGGCAAAGGACAAAAAATGGTAACTCTTTCAGCTGCAAAAGATGATACGGAGGCTTACACCGAACTGACAGGTTAGTGGATACCAACTTAAAAAGATTACAATATCTCCTTAATTTAAAACACTTGtatgtacttttaaaataagattgtCAGAACCACAGCAAGAGCTGAAACTGTGGAGAGGAgttctctgttttcaaaatttagGAGAAAACTGTATGGAAGCTTTTTTGTGCTATAATTCAAAGCTTTATGCATTTCTCAATTAACAATTCGATTTGAAAATCCATCATGCggtttgaaatgcattttgcaattgacaattcaatatttaattcaGGCTTGTAatatgaaaatgcattttgtaatttacactTCAATGtgaaaaattacaattcaatgtgacaatttaaaaaataaaatgttgaataaaaacaaaatcaattgcaatGTATGTTGgcatgggtttttgatgtcataattcacatgacaatgcattttgcaatttacaattcaatattttaaaatgacatttcaatacatggtatgatttaaattaatcttaaagTAACTTCAACTCTATTGCATAATAAAATCCCATGCTCATTTCGTCAAAGCTCAAATTAACTTGCAAAACATCGCCCCCCTGATGCAAAGCATTCTCATTTGCGTAGCGTGGCGCtttatttttaggcaaaaattgAAATCGAAATGTAAACTGTCAGATGCTTATTGGGGCGGGGCCTACAACCTCCCTACATTTGTTAAATCCCACCTCCACTTTCCTTGGTCGACcaattaaaagtgttaaaagaCTCAACAAACCAATGGAATTGTCTGGCATCGGAGGTCAGGGAAGAGAATGTCCTATCTGCTAATGAGTTAGCTTCTATGTGGATGACCATGACTGCAGCTGCTGTGTTGCAGCTCCTAAAGAGATTTTTGGAACACATCTTTAGGGCTGCTGAGTGAAATTTAATAACAGTTTATGTATGAACCTTTTAACATTTGCTACTTCCACTTTACTCCCTCTTTTAAACTGTTGCATAATGAATAGGCCTATATAGTTTTCAAATTTGTGCAGAACTGATAAAGTTGTCTGAACTGTTGAAACTAACatgtcttctttattttttgtaattgctCTATAGATCAAGTACTTGAAAGAATACTGGTGTCCACATCCACTGACAAGAAAATGGAAGCGGCAAGAAAGATTCTACATAGAATCACGACTCGAGATTTTTACAATTTGATTGGTGAAGCCAAGGTGAGTAATAATAACAACTTGCAATACCTCCCCAATAATCTCTTCTGAGACATCTTTGGTATTAAATATCAGGgaaaaaagattgtagttgtgCTTTCAGTGAGTTTTATCTCTCTAACGTTTTGTCTGCAGTAAAACTTGTTTATGAAGTTATGAAGTAGTTTAGGGTCACAGGATACAGGATTAGGTATCTCTAATGCTGTGTTCTCACCGAACGCAATTTGCGCTGCCCATTCATGTCATCTCTTTTGCATTGCAGCAAATTCTGTGCCCGTCGTCTGaccaaaaatatgttcttttacGCTCCAGGCCACAGGGAGGAGCTACAAACTAATGTTTTCAGCATGAACACTACATCTAGcagtgtctgtgtttttgttatcaTTTTCAATGCACGGAAAACACCGATAATATTGAGACaccaggtttatttattttgaagacttCTACAAAAATATTAGTAGTCCCGTTTCCATGTCTAGGTTCATttaggttgtgtctgaattccctccataatccctaactactaaaaactatatagtgcggaaCTATATAGTGCGCTGGATtataaaggtaattcggacatgatgctcactactttactttcgtttttctaaaaaccggatatgacgtcattgatttcacgaagtgaaaatcgaataaaaacgaacatttcactgcgtttatttatgactccactgtgttctgaaggtgaaaatgtggatggtttatttaaatattgaatttaaacacgttttttgtttgaaattgtttgactgcaatgcattttggtctatgtccgctaatctagtgaccatcgatgtaagctagtttttcgcaaagactactgggaaattttgagtgcactcgatttggaattattcggacagctctagaaaatggcgaacacactatatagtgattggggggAAATtggtctggtgtgaaccacccCATTGGTTAACAAAGGGActgaagcggcctccgttcccCGACGCTTTGCGGCGCttccgtgtccagtgtgaacccgaTGTTAGGAGCGCTCAACCACCCTATGGAGAAAGCTAATTTCAGTTGCTTGAATTCTGGACCTCATTCTTTTTCTCATGACCCAGAGCCCATATCCATATGATCAAGCAAAAATTGACCGgcaaattgagagctttgctttttgGCTCACCTCTCTCTTTACCACAACAGACAAGCAAAGCAACCCCATAATAACAGATGCTGCACCAATCTGCCTGTCGATCTCATGCTTCGATTGATTTTATGCTCAGATACTTCCTtactcatgaacaagaccccaagatcaCCTGAGGGCCAGTTTATACTTCCAAGCAATTAGTATTCACTGTGACACCTGGTGGTGATGTCACCCACAAATGGAATTTTACGTCCATAGTGCAATCATGTGCAAATGGAGTcctttaacttgaatttatttttccaaatagaGAATGTGACTATGTCATGTcttaaacactgaagatgataaaAACT
This genomic interval from Oryzias melastigma strain HK-1 unplaced genomic scaffold, ASM292280v2 sc00675, whole genome shotgun sequence contains the following:
- the LOC112139705 gene encoding deoxynucleoside triphosphate triphosphohydrolase SAMHD1, whose product is MFEYLIEKNGLTEDIEKLGEKALIFIKELILGEPLQKTSKDSAAWQYDGRKEDKSFLYEIVSNKENGIDVDKFDYFARDCHHLGIKNNFDHLRYFMFTRVIEVETNPKESRKEQSKRKHICSRDKEAENLYNMFNLRNFLHRRVYQHKVKTNVEIMIKDALLKANNLIKIEGKGQKMVTLSAAKDDTEAYTELTDQVLERILVSTSTDKKMEAARKILHRITTRDFYNLIGEAKPRLEVAQNEDRKISKRNIESLTKELEGKLTAEPEGMREETKEKEVRPEANDYFEVMPVTYSYGKGDKNPMENAYFYKKNEPDQAFIIPKLQVSKFLPECFLEQTIRLYWKNEDKTHLKDVTEAFKAWCERNEFEVEVFVENSQSSRDEAPPSASENDTNPPQVSSG